In one Saccharibacillus brassicae genomic region, the following are encoded:
- a CDS encoding FtsB family cell division protein — protein sequence MRATSAARNPNRQQPERAPKNDRTEVRRTSSNRQQSGKKRLRLWAVLMLVLILWSGYTLISQSSVIADKSAQLEERATAKASSETALGEVKTEIKRLQDPEYIAQIARKEYNMFKPEEIPIRVTGEGGGE from the coding sequence ATGAGAGCGACTTCCGCAGCAAGAAATCCCAATCGACAACAGCCTGAACGAGCACCGAAGAACGATCGGACCGAGGTCCGGCGAACATCGTCCAACCGGCAGCAGAGCGGCAAGAAGCGTCTTCGTTTATGGGCTGTCCTGATGCTGGTTCTGATTCTCTGGTCGGGATATACCCTGATCAGCCAATCGTCGGTCATCGCGGACAAGTCCGCGCAGCTGGAAGAACGAGCGACGGCCAAAGCGTCAAGCGAGACGGCGCTGGGCGAAGTCAAAACGGAGATCAAGCGACTTCAGGATCCTGAATATATCGCCCAAATTGCCCGCAAGGAATACAATATGTTCAAACCGGAAGAAATCCCGATCCGGGTCACCGGAGAAGGCGGAGGAGAGTAG